The segment TTGTGCTTCATTACCAGAAACCGCTAACCAATGATAAAATTCTTTAGAAAAATTAGACAAAGACTACTGACTGAAAATAAATTCAGCAAATATTTGATTTATGCTATTGGAGAGATTATTTTAGTGATTATCGGGATATTAATAGCGTTGAATATTAATAACAGAAATTTAGTTAAACAAAATGAAGCGAAATTTGCTGTACTATTTGATAAAATAATGAAAGATATGATTATTGATTTCGAGGAAGCCGATAGAGTTTTGAAATTTGATGTTGAGCGAGACTCTTTAATCACTCTTGTACTAAATAATAAAGTAACCGAAGAAGATTACACGACAAATCCAATGTTTGGTTTTCTAATTACAAATTATGAAAAAATGCTGTTTTCCGAAAATGGGTATAACAATTTAACAGCAGTTATAGACCAAGTTCCAGTAAAATATAAAGAAGTGGTGGACTTATTAAACACTCTTAATATAGAATATAAAACGAGTATTGTGAGACCAAATAATATTCTATCTGAATTGTGCCTTGAAAACCTTAAAAAGTGGGCAAATAGTAAACCTTGGTTTTCTAATACTCATTCGCAACCAATAGACAGTGAAAAATTGACATATTTTCTTACTGACCCGTTTTATAAAAACGACTTAAAACTTTTTCAAATTTATTTGACCCAAAATCACATTGCAACTATAAAAATGTATAGGTATCAAATTGCGAAGTCTTATACAAAAATCTCAAAACTCCTTGAACTGGAGCAACAAATTCCTGAACTTATTTCATCTTATTTAGTAGATGTACCAGAAAATATAATTCAACAGTATACTGGAGAATACAAAAATACGGACGATGATTATATTTTAAAAATCACTAGCGACAAAGAGGGTTTATTTATGAGAGTAGATGATTGGAAAACTTTATTAATACCAAAAACCGATTCGACA is part of the Formosa sp. Hel1_31_208 genome and harbors:
- a CDS encoding DUF6090 family protein translates to MIKFFRKIRQRLLTENKFSKYLIYAIGEIILVIIGILIALNINNRNLVKQNEAKFAVLFDKIMKDMIIDFEEADRVLKFDVERDSLITLVLNNKVTEEDYTTNPMFGFLITNYEKMLFSENGYNNLTAVIDQVPVKYKEVVDLLNTLNIEYKTSIVRPNNILSELCLENLKKWANSKPWFSNTHSQPIDSEKLTYFLTDPFYKNDLKLFQIYLTQNHIATIKMYRYQIAKSYTKISKLLELEQQIPELISSYLVDVPENIIQQYTGEYKNTDDDYILKITSDKEGLFMRVDDWKTLLIPKTDSTFVPFDELPIQINFNKNVKPTKLIFISEKGEFPFIKTD